Proteins found in one Lycium ferocissimum isolate CSIRO_LF1 chromosome 6, AGI_CSIRO_Lferr_CH_V1, whole genome shotgun sequence genomic segment:
- the LOC132061026 gene encoding transcription factor bHLH94-like, which yields MALETVVFQQDPFSYNNKDLYNFGIFDEYGLGIEKTTIEQSCNIGYWDSQYSSPELCSGNGFLPQEYTPVTTTRQSKRMKRNTCCKNKEEIENQRMSHIAVERNRRRQMKDYLTVLRSLMPPSYAQRGDQASIVGGAINFVKELEQLLQFLEAHTNKQVKHQPPNSCHPLFSSFFTFPQYSTGHHHSHGYPKAAPNGAADGGSGVADIEVTMAESHANIKVLSRKQPKQLLKIVTWLHAMFLTVLHLNVTTVDHMVLYSFSAKVEDNCELNTADDIAAAIYMHEMVAMIQEEAIYV from the exons ATGGCTTTAGAAACTGTTGTTTTCCAACAAGACCCTTTTAGCTATAACAACAAAGATTTGTACaactttggaatatttgatgaGTATGGCTTAGGCATTGAGAAAACAACTATTGAACAAAGTTGCAACATAGGATATTGGGATTCTCAATATTCCTCACCTGAACTTTGCTCCGGCAATGGATTCTTGCCGCAGGAATACACTCCAGTGACCACGACACGCCAATCCAAGAGAATGAAACGCAACACATGCTGTAAGAATAAGGAAGAAATAGAGAATCAAAGGATGAGTCACATTGCCGTTGAAAGAAATCGTCGCCGGCAAATGAAGGATTACCTCACCGTACTCCGGTCATTGATGCCACCTTCTTATGCTCAAAGG GGAGACCAAGCATCAATTGTTGGAGGTGCAATTAACTTTGTGAAAGAACTTGAACAACTCCTCCAATTTTTGGAAGCTCATACTAATAAGCAAGTGAAACACCAACCACCAAATTCATGTCATCCATTATTCTCTAGCTTCTTTACCTTTCCTCAATATTCAACCGGACACCACCACAGCCACGGCTACCCGAAGGCTGCCCCAAACGGGGCAGCAGATGGCGGGTCGGGTGTGGCGGATATTGAGGTGACAATGGCAGAAAGTCATGCAAATATAAAGGTGTTATCAAGAAAACAGCCAAAACAACTATTGAAGATTGTTACTTGGCTTCATGCTATGTTTCTTACCGTGCTTCACCTTAATGTCACCACAGTGGATCATATGGTACTATACTCTTTCAGTGCCAAG GTTGAAGATAATTGTGAGTTGAATACTGCTGATGACATAGCAGctgctatatatatgcatgaaatgGTGGCCATGATACAGGAGGAGGCCATATATGTCTAA